One window of Pseudacidobacterium ailaaui genomic DNA carries:
- a CDS encoding IS110 family transposase, producing the protein MRSIIGCDAHKQFSVFVAIDNTGKTSSPVRVGHDREEYIRFLRTLPPGSEIAVEATGHWYWMVDEMESAGHRPHLANPTEAKKRMGKTNKTDALDAKGLAILLHNGTLPESWIPPGDLRDQRELLRTRMALRDLRSSLKHRIHAAIDRYGLHAIGISDLFGVRGRVYIDRVVDQLPSHPRPG; encoded by the coding sequence ATGCGATCCATAATCGGCTGCGACGCCCACAAGCAGTTCTCAGTCTTTGTTGCCATCGATAATACAGGCAAAACATCCTCGCCCGTTCGTGTCGGCCATGACCGCGAGGAATACATCCGATTCCTCCGCACCCTGCCGCCCGGTTCGGAAATTGCGGTCGAAGCCACCGGCCATTGGTACTGGATGGTCGATGAGATGGAGAGCGCCGGTCACCGTCCCCATCTGGCCAACCCCACGGAGGCCAAAAAGCGAATGGGCAAAACCAACAAGACCGATGCCCTCGACGCCAAGGGACTCGCCATCCTGCTGCATAACGGAACCCTCCCCGAGAGTTGGATCCCTCCCGGCGATCTGCGCGATCAGCGCGAACTGCTGCGCACCCGCATGGCCTTGCGCGACCTTCGCTCCTCGCTCAAGCACCGCATCCACGCAGCCATTGACCGCTACGGCCTGCACGCCATCGGCATAAGCGATCTCTTCGGCGTCCGGGGAAGAGTCTACATAGACCGCGTAGTCGACCAACTGCCATCACATCCCCGGCCTGGGTGA
- a CDS encoding IS110 family transposase, whose translation MLSAEGINLKRESLSSNKALERVLALPLSPLMLAEARVLVGQIRSLTESIGELEKMIEKEGPQLAGHKNLMSIKGIGPVSAAVLLSVIGDIRDFADAGKLAAYVGLVPRVQNSNETEHSGVSPSKATNSRAPA comes from the coding sequence ATGCTTTCGGCTGAAGGGATCAACCTCAAGCGGGAATCGCTCTCCAGTAATAAGGCGCTGGAGCGGGTACTGGCCCTGCCGTTGTCGCCGCTCATGTTGGCAGAGGCACGCGTACTGGTAGGACAGATCCGCAGCCTGACTGAGAGTATCGGCGAGTTGGAGAAGATGATTGAGAAGGAAGGGCCCCAGCTGGCCGGACACAAAAACCTGATGAGTATCAAGGGCATTGGTCCAGTCAGCGCCGCGGTGCTGCTGAGCGTGATTGGCGACATCCGGGACTTCGCCGATGCGGGCAAGTTGGCCGCCTACGTCGGCCTGGTGCCCCGCGTCCAGAACTCCAATGAGACGGAACACTCCGGCGTATCACCAAGCAAGGCAACAAACTCGCGCGCACCTGCTTAG
- a CDS encoding transposase, protein MPGLGEILAPLVWLEIGDVSRFPHAENLASYAGLVPRIIASGGRIRHGGTCRNVNHYLKWGFVEAATCAVRLKAYRDSHIGRLYQRLQPAKGHGRAIVAVARHLAEASFWVLRKQQPYKPPATKQV, encoded by the coding sequence ATCCCCGGCCTGGGTGAAATTCTCGCGCCGCTGGTCTGGCTGGAAATCGGCGACGTTTCCCGCTTCCCGCACGCAGAAAACCTGGCCAGCTATGCAGGACTCGTGCCGCGCATCATCGCCTCCGGTGGACGCATCCGCCACGGCGGAACCTGCCGCAACGTCAACCACTATCTCAAATGGGGATTTGTAGAAGCCGCCACCTGCGCCGTGCGGCTCAAGGCCTATCGCGACTCGCACATCGGCAGGCTCTACCAGCGGCTGCAACCGGCTAAAGGACACGGACGCGCCATTGTCGCCGTCGCCCGGCATCTCGCCGAAGCCTCCTTCTGGGTGCTCCGCAAGCAGCAACCCTACAAGCCGCCGGCGACAAAACAAGTGTGA
- a CDS encoding RHS repeat-associated core domain-containing protein — MNGISDGFHTYSYDADGNLTQVDGGATARYLYNALNQRIRTEVGGTVREFVFHLNGQRVSVWDGTSGQLLQAEAYWQGSPFEFSSSGTAHFQHFDQLGTVRVQTSYNGAVEGAYQSLAFGDGYSLVSGTDSDAYHYAMLDHDAETDTHHGWFRQYSSAQGRWMSPDPYDGSYDFSNPQSLNRYSYVLNNPLAYADPWGMNICVIIGGDTWSITAGGTTTSGSDPGTLICTSDPSGGGNSGIGARKILPNKAPNNLPMPSKFKLTIPGTNYCGPGGSGTPTNQTDAACAAHDRCYQNAGATFRNNIPFWPTSAQQRAAMQACDANLCTTLNNNYSPTSAEAGQATLVETYFGCSGGYSLR, encoded by the coding sequence GTGAATGGAATTTCGGATGGCTTTCACACTTACAGTTATGATGCGGACGGGAACCTGACCCAGGTTGATGGCGGAGCGACGGCCCGGTATCTGTACAACGCACTGAACCAACGAATACGGACCGAGGTGGGAGGCACGGTGCGGGAGTTTGTATTTCATTTAAATGGACAGCGGGTGTCGGTCTGGGATGGGACCTCAGGCCAGTTGTTGCAGGCAGAGGCCTATTGGCAAGGCTCCCCGTTTGAGTTTTCTTCCTCCGGGACGGCCCATTTCCAGCACTTTGATCAGCTGGGCACGGTACGGGTCCAGACCTCCTATAATGGGGCCGTGGAAGGAGCGTACCAGTCTCTGGCCTTTGGCGACGGCTACAGCCTCGTCTCGGGAACAGACAGCGATGCCTACCATTACGCCATGCTGGACCACGATGCGGAAACCGACACCCATCATGGCTGGTTCCGGCAGTATTCCTCGGCCCAGGGGCGCTGGATGTCCCCTGATCCTTATGACGGCAGCTACGACTTCTCCAACCCCCAGAGCCTGAACCGCTACAGCTACGTCCTGAACAATCCGCTCGCCTACGCCGATCCGTGGGGGATGAACATCTGCGTGATCATTGGCGGCGATACTTGGTCAATAACCGCGGGAGGAACCACAACCAGCGGCTCAGATCCCGGCACGTTGATATGTACCTCTGATCCCTCTGGCGGCGGCAACAGTGGTATCGGAGCAAGAAAGATTCTCCCAAATAAAGCCCCAAATAACTTGCCGATGCCATCGAAGTTCAAGCTGACGATTCCGGGTACAAACTACTGCGGTCCGGGAGGCAGCGGCACACCGACAAATCAAACGGATGCAGCTTGTGCGGCGCACGACCGCTGCTATCAGAACGCCGGGGCTACATTCAGAAACAATATTCCCTTTTGGCCCACAAGCGCCCAGCAACGTGCAGCGATGCAGGCCTGCGATGCGAATCTCTGTACGACTCTGAACAACAACTATTCGCCGACATCGGCTGAAGCAGGCCAAGCTACGCTTGTTGAAACGTACTTTGGTTGCAGCGGCGGGTACAGCTTGAGGTGA
- a CDS encoding DUF6429 family protein, translating to MSSFHVPHDRGHGTDDGSGGDPRDQQRRAGVASVQEPGGMDYDRDKVDEMTLALLRLTTFDEDQYGTRAWKGHDWDALDRLHAKGYISDPKSKAKWSSARRMRNAACRSMARSWALAWSR from the coding sequence ATGTCTTCTTTTCATGTTCCACATGACCGGGGCCACGGGACCGACGACGGCAGCGGCGGCGATCCGCGCGACCAGCAGCGGCGGGCCGGTGTAGCATCCGTGCAGGAGCCCGGGGGCATGGACTACGACCGCGACAAAGTGGACGAGATGACGCTGGCGCTGCTGCGGCTGACGACGTTCGATGAGGACCAATACGGCACACGGGCGTGGAAGGGGCACGACTGGGATGCTCTGGACCGGTTGCACGCCAAGGGATACATCTCCGATCCCAAGAGCAAGGCGAAGTGGTCCAGTGCGCGGAGAATGCGTAACGCGGCCTGCCGGTCGATGGCACGGAGCTGGGCCTTGGCCTGGTCGCGCTAG